Proteins encoded in a region of the Vitis riparia cultivar Riparia Gloire de Montpellier isolate 1030 chromosome 7, EGFV_Vit.rip_1.0, whole genome shotgun sequence genome:
- the LOC117919379 gene encoding MDIS1-interacting receptor like kinase 2-like: MAMTHSAPLFLIHILFLALLPLKITTSPTTEAEALIKWKNSLISSSPLNSSWSLTNIGNLCNWTGIACDTTGSVSVINLSETQLEGTLAQFDFSSFPNLTGFNLSTNSKLNGSIPSMIYNLSKLAFLDLSNNYFDGNITSEIGGLTELQYLSFYNNYLVGNIPYQITNLQKLWYLDLGSNYLQSPDWSKFSSMPLLTRLSFNYNELASEFPGFITDCRNLTYLDLAQNQLTGAIPESVFSNLGKLEFLNFTDNSFRGPLSSNISRLSKLQNLRLGRNQFSGSIPEEIGTLSDLQILEMYNNSFEGQIPSSIGQLRKLQILDIQRNALNSTIPSELGSCANLTFLSLAVNSLYGVIPSSFTNLNKISELGLSDNFLSGEISPYFITNWTALISLQVQNNSFTGKIPSEIGLLEKLNYLFLYNNMLSGAIPSEIGNLKDLLQLDLSQNQLSGPIPVVEWNLTQLTTLHLYENNLTGTIPPEIGNLTSLTVLDLNTNKLHGELPETLSLLNNLERLSVFTNNFSGTIPTELGKNSLKLTHVSFANNSFSGELPPGLCNGFALQNLTANGGNNFTGPLPDCLRNCTGLTRVRLEGNQFTGDISKAFGVHPSLVFLFLSGNRFSGELSPEWGECQKLTRLQMDDNKISGEIPAELGKLSQLRVLSLDSNELSGQIPVALANLSQLFNLSLGKNHLTGDIPQFIGTLTNLNYLNLAGNNFSGSIPKELGNCERLLSLNLGNNDLSGEIPSELGNLFSLQYLLDLSSNSLSGTIPSDLGKLASLENLNVSHNHLTGRIPSLSGMVSLNSSDFSYNELTGSIPTGNVFKRAIYTGNSGLCGDAEGLSPCSSSSPSSKSNKKTKILIAVIVPVCGLLLLAIVIAAILILRGRTQHHDEEINSLDKDQSGTPLIWERLGKFTFGDIVKATEDFSDKYCIGKGGFGTVYKAVLPEGQIVAVKRLNMLDSSDLPATNRQSFESEIVTLREVQHRNIIKLHGFHSRNGFMYLVYNYIERGSLGKVLDGEEGKVELGWATRVRIVRGVAHALAYLHHDCSPAIVHRDVTLNNILLESDFEPRLSDFGTARLLDPNSSNWTTVAGSYGYIAPELALTMRVTDKCDVYSFGVVALEVMLGRHPGELLLSLPSPAISDDSGLFLKDMLDQRLPAPTGRLAEEVVFVVTIALACTGANPESRPTMRFVAQELSAQTQACLSEPFHTITMGKLTSFQK; this comes from the exons ATGGCAATGACTCATAGCGCTCCtctttttcttattcatatCCTCTTCCTTgctttacttcctttgaaaatCACCACATCACCCACAACAGAAGCAGAAGCTCTTATCAAATGGAAGAACAGCttaatttcttcttctcctctcaATTCATCATGGTCCCTCACCAACATTGGGAACCTCTGCAACTGGACAGGTATTGCTTGTGATACCACCGGAAGCGTCTCTGTGATAAATCTCTCAGAGACACAGCTGGAGGGAACGCTTGCCCAGTTTGATTTCAGTTCATTCCCTAATCTCACTGGCTTCAATCTCAGCACCAATTCCAAACTCAATGGATCCATACCTTCTATGATTTACAACCTCTCCAAGCTCGCTTTCTTGGACTTGAGCAACAACTATTTTGATGGCAACATCACTTCAGAGATTGGAGGGTTGACAGAGCTTCAGTATCTTAGCTTTTACAACAACTATCTCGTTGGTAACATCCCCTACCAGATTACCAATCTTCAAAAGTTATGGTACTTGGACCTTGGATCCAACTACTTACAATCTCCAGACTGGTCTAAGTTTTCGAGCATGCCTCTGCTGACACGACTGAGCTTCAACTACAATGAACTTGCATCAGAATTCCCGGGGTTCATAACTGATTGCCGGAACCTGACATACCTCGACTTAGCACAGAATCAATTGACTGGCGCAATACCAGAGTCGGTATTTAGCAATCTGGGCAAGCTTGAATTCCTCAATTTCACTGACAATTCATTCCGGGGGCCATTGTCATCCAACATTTCCAGGCTTTCCAAGCTCCAAAACCTTCGCCTAGGAAGAAACCAATTCAGTGGTTCAATTCCTGAAGAAATCGGTACGCTCTCTGAtcttcaaatattagaaatgtacAACAATTCATTTGAAGGGCAGATTCCTTCTTCTATAGGTCAGCTCAGAAAGCTTCAGATACTCGATATCCAAAGAAATGCCCTGAATTCTACAATTCCGTCTGAGCTTGGCTCTTGTGCTAATCTCACCTTCTTATCTCTAGCTGTGAACTCACTATACGGGGTGATTCCTTCTTCCTTCACCAATCTTAACAAGATATCCGAGTTGGGTTTGTCAGACAATTTTTTATCTGGTGAGATCTCACCTTATTTCATCACTAATTGGACTGCACTGATCTCTTTGCAAGTTCAGAACAATAGCTTCACTGGAAAAATCCCATCTGAGATTGGCCTTTTGGAAAAGCTGAATTACCTTTTCCTGTATAATAATATGCTGTCCGGGGCAATCCCATCAGAGATTGGGAATTTGAAAGACTTGCTTCAACTAGACCTTTCACAAAATCAGCTTTCGGGTCCAATCCCTGTAGTAGAGTGGAATCTCACACAGCTTACTACCTTACATCTTTATGAAAACAATCTCACTGGAACAATTCCTCCAGAGATTGGTAACTTGACATCATTGACTGTTCTTGATCTCAACACTAACAAATTGCATGGAGAGCTGCCAGAGACATTGTCACTCCTCAATAATCTAGAGAGACTCTCCGTGTTCACCAACAATTTCTCAGGCACCATTCCGACTGAACTTGGGAAGAACAGCCTCAAGTTGACGCATGTCAGTTTTGCCAACAACAGCTTCTCAGGAGAATTGCCTCCTGGATTATGTAATGGCTTTGCTCTTCAAAATTTAACGGCAAATGGAGGCAACAACTTCACAGGACCATTGCCAGATTGCTTGAGGAACTGCACGGGGCTAACTCGAGTCCGTCTTGAAGGGAACCAATTCACTGGAGACATTTCCAAGGCATTTGGAGTTCATCCAAGTctcgttttcctttttctgagtGGCAATCGATTTTCTGGTGAGCTTTCACCTGAGTGGGGGGAATGTCAAAAGCTCACTCGCTTGCAGATGgatgataataaaatttctGGAGAAATCCCAGCCGAGCTTGGGAAGTTGTCACAACTGAGGGTTCTGAGCCTGGATTCCAATGAATTGAGTGGGCAAATTCCAGTGGCACTGGCGAATTTAAGCCAATTGTTCAACCTCAGCTTGGGTAAAAATCATCTGACAGGAGACATCCCCCAGTTCATAGGCACTTTAACTAATCTCAATTATCTGAATTTAGCAGGAAACAATTTCAGTGGAAGCATACCAAAAGAGCTGGGGAATTGTGAGCGCTTGTTGAGCTTGAACTTGGGCAACAATGATTTGTCCGGTGAAATACCTTCAGAGCTTGGAAACTTGTTCTCCTTGCAGTACCTTTTGGATCTCAGTAGCAATTCGCTCTCTGGGACAATCCCTTCAGACCTGGGGAAGCTTGCCTCATTGGAGAACCTGAATGTCTCACATAATCATCTCACAGGGAGAATCCCATCATTATCAGGCATGGTCAGTCTAAACTCCTCTGATTTCTCATACAATGAACTGACAGGTTCAATCCCAACTGGCAATGTCTTCAAGCGGGCAATTTATACTGGAAACTCGGGTTTGTGTGGAGATGCAGAAGGATTAAGTCCTTGTTCTTCAAGTTCCCCAAGCAGCAAgtcaaacaaaaaaaccaagatTCTAATTGCTGTCATTGTTCCAGTCTGTGGCCTCTTATTACTTGCAATTGTTATTGCTGCAATTCTTATACTTCGAGGGCGAACTCAACACCATGATGAAGAGATCAATAGTCTAGACAAGGATCAGAGTGGCACACCCTTGATTTGGGAAAGACTGGGAAAATTCACATTTGGGGATATTGTGAAAGCCACTGAAGACTTCAGCGATAAGTACTGTATTGGAAAAGGAGGATTTGGGACTGTTTACAAAGCGGTATTACCAGAGGGTCAGATTGTTGCGGTCAAAAGACTCAATATGTTAGACTCCAGCGACCTTCCAGCAACAAATAGGCAGAGTTTTGAGAGTGAAATTGTCACTCTGAGAGAAGTTCAGCATAGGAATATCATTAAACTTCATGGGTTCCATTCCAGGAATGGATTCATGTACTTAGTGTATAACTACATAGAGAGAGGTAGTTTGGGGAAAGTACTAGATGGGGAGGAAGGGAAAGTGGAGCTGGGGTGGGCCACAAGAGTTAGGATTGTGCGGGGAGTGGCTCATGCGCTTGCTTACTTGCATCATGACTGCTCTCCAGCCATTGTCCACCGTGATGTTACTCTGAACAATATCTTGCTGGAGTCAGATTTTGAGCCACGGCTCTCAGACTTTGGCACAGCGAGATTGTTGGACCCGAATTCATCCAACTGGACTACAGTTGCAGGGTCTTATGGCTACATTGCCCCAG AGCTTGCACTTACAATGAGGGTCACGGACAAGTGCGATGTGTATAGCTTTGGGGTGGTGGCATTGGAAGTGATGCTGGGAAGGCACCCAGGGGAGCTCCTACTTTCATTGCCTTCTCCAGCAATATCTGATGATTCAGGGTTGTTCTTGAAGGACATGCTAGATCAGAGGCTCCCAGCTCCCACAGGCCGACTGGCAGAGGAAGTGGTGTTTGTGGTCACGATAGCCTTGGCATGCACGGGTGCCAATCCAGAGTCACGGCCCACCATGCGCTTCGTTGCACAAGAACTCTCTGCTCAAACCCAGGCTTGCCTATCTGAGCCATTCCACACTATAACCATGGGCAAGCTAACAAGCTTTCAGAAGTAG